In Musa acuminata AAA Group cultivar baxijiao chromosome BXJ3-9, Cavendish_Baxijiao_AAA, whole genome shotgun sequence, a single genomic region encodes these proteins:
- the LOC103996655 gene encoding CBS domain-containing protein CBSCBSPB5-like isoform X4 yields MPDSTTVLEACRRMAACRVDAALLTDSNALLCGILTDKDIATRVIASELVLQDTPVSKVMTRNPIFVLSDMLAEEALQKMVLGKFRHLPVVENGEVIALLDIAKCLYDAIARLERTAEKGKAIQVTVEGVEKNWGTSISGPGTFIEALRERVFQPSLSTIVQGNSKHLTVSPTESVLATTKKMVEFQMSSAIVTSGNKPLGILTSRDILMRVAAKNLSPDTTAVEKVMTPNPDCRGIDTSILDALHTMRAGKFLHLPLTDRNGNVVAVIDVLHIMHAALATFESTSAVGNEAAISVMQKFWGSAMATGPLEEDDNTRSEGSTKLTSEVTDMVGSSYPSSNLPDMFSFKLEDNKGRMHRFHCETQSLTYLITSILERVGDDINKNHLAQILYEDEDGDKVILASDSDLAEAVDHARLAGWKGLRLHLDYSGTGGGKKGGGSRRMDLLNMDAWAAAYNMVAAGAAVMAGLGMMAYLKRFGS; encoded by the exons ATGCCTGACAGTACAACGGTGCTGGAGGCTTGCCGACGGATGGCTGCTTGTAGGGTTGACGCTGCATTGCTGACTGACTCAAATGCTTTGCTCTGTGGAATCCTCACAGACAAG GATATAGCAACCAGAGTCATTGCCAGTGAGTTGGTGCTTCAGGATACACCAGTTTCGAAAGTGATGACAAGAAATCCCATTTTTGTTCTTTCTGACATGCTCGCAGAGGAAGCATTGCAGAAGATGGTCCTCG GCAAGTTTAGACATTTACCTGTCGTTGAGAATGGTGAAGTAATCGCTTTGCTTGACATTGCAAAGTGTCTATATGATGCTATTGCACGACTGGAGAGAACAGCTGAGAAGGGAAAAGCTATTCAAGTCACCGTGGAAGGGGTGGAGAAGAACTGGGGAACATCTATATCTG GGcctggtacatttattgaagctcTTCGAGAACGAGTATTTCAGCCATCATTGTCAACAATTGTTCAAGGGAACTCAAA GCATCTTACAGTTTCACCAACTGAGTCAGTTTTAGCTACCACCAAGAAGATGGTTGAATTTCAAATGAGCTCTGCAATTGTAACCAGTGGAAATAAGCCACTTGGAATACTGAC TTCAAGAGATATTCTGATGCGTGTAGCTGCAAAAAATCTTTCACCAGATACAACTGCCGTGGAGAAG GTCATGACACCAAATCCTGATTGTCGAGGCATCGATACCTCGATCCTTGATGCTCTTCACACTATGCGAGCTGGAAAATTTTTACATCTTCCTCTTACAGACAGAA ATGGTAATGTTGTGGCAGTCATTGATGTACTTCATATCATGCATGCTGCATTAGCCACG TTTGAAAGCACTTCTGCTGTTGGAAATGAGGCTGCAATTTCCGTAATGCAAAAGTTCTGGGGTTCTGCAATGGCCACAGGACCTTTGGAGGAAGATGATAATACAAGGAG TGAAGGATCTACAAAACTGACTTCTGAGGTTACTGACATGGTGGGCTCTTCTTACCCTTCTTCGAACCTACCTGATATGTTTTCTTTTAAGCTCGAGGATAACAAGGGCAGGATGCATAGGTTCCATTGTG AAACACAGAGTTTGACATACCTCATCACTTCCATCCTTGAGAGGGTGGGCGATGACATCAACAAGAATCATTTGGCACAGATTCTG TATGAAGATGAGGATGGTGACAAGGTCATCCTTGCATCCGACAGTGACCTAGCTGAAGCTGTGGACCATGCAAGACTTGCTGGCTGGAAG GGATTGAGGTTACACTTGGATTACTCCGGCACAGGAGGTGGGAAGAAAGGTGGAGGATCAAGAAGAATGGACTTGTTAAACATGGATGCCTGGGCAGCGGCATACAACATGGTTGCAGCAGGAGCTGCAGTCATGGCTGGCCTGGGTATGATGGCTTACTTGAAGAGATTCGGGTCATAA
- the LOC103996655 gene encoding CBS domain-containing protein CBSCBSPB5-like isoform X1 yields the protein MDRRGHSRRSSSFSSSPARKKQPEIGNTGWKAPIPRSLRSLSGDRTVKRLRLSKALTMPDSTTVLEACRRMAACRVDAALLTDSNALLCGILTDKDIATRVIASELVLQDTPVSKVMTRNPIFVLSDMLAEEALQKMVLGKFRHLPVVENGEVIALLDIAKCLYDAIARLERTAEKGKAIQVTVEGVEKNWGTSISGPGTFIEALRERVFQPSLSTIVQGNSKHLTVSPTESVLATTKKMVEFQMSSAIVTSGNKPLGILTSRDILMRVAAKNLSPDTTAVEKVMTPNPDCRGIDTSILDALHTMRAGKFLHLPLTDRNGNVVAVIDVLHIMHAALATFESTSAVGNEAAISVMQKFWGSAMATGPLEEDDNTRSEGSTKLTSEVTDMVGSSYPSSNLPDMFSFKLEDNKGRMHRFHCETQSLTYLITSILERVGDDINKNHLAQILYEDEDGDKVILASDSDLAEAVDHARLAGWKGLRLHLDYSGTGGGKKGGGSRRMDLLNMDAWAAAYNMVAAGAAVMAGLGMMAYLKRFGS from the exons CAGGAGTTTGAGTGGTGACAGAACCGTGAAGAGGCTACGATTGTCGAAAGCGTTGACAATGCCTGACAGTACAACGGTGCTGGAGGCTTGCCGACGGATGGCTGCTTGTAGGGTTGACGCTGCATTGCTGACTGACTCAAATGCTTTGCTCTGTGGAATCCTCACAGACAAG GATATAGCAACCAGAGTCATTGCCAGTGAGTTGGTGCTTCAGGATACACCAGTTTCGAAAGTGATGACAAGAAATCCCATTTTTGTTCTTTCTGACATGCTCGCAGAGGAAGCATTGCAGAAGATGGTCCTCG GCAAGTTTAGACATTTACCTGTCGTTGAGAATGGTGAAGTAATCGCTTTGCTTGACATTGCAAAGTGTCTATATGATGCTATTGCACGACTGGAGAGAACAGCTGAGAAGGGAAAAGCTATTCAAGTCACCGTGGAAGGGGTGGAGAAGAACTGGGGAACATCTATATCTG GGcctggtacatttattgaagctcTTCGAGAACGAGTATTTCAGCCATCATTGTCAACAATTGTTCAAGGGAACTCAAA GCATCTTACAGTTTCACCAACTGAGTCAGTTTTAGCTACCACCAAGAAGATGGTTGAATTTCAAATGAGCTCTGCAATTGTAACCAGTGGAAATAAGCCACTTGGAATACTGAC TTCAAGAGATATTCTGATGCGTGTAGCTGCAAAAAATCTTTCACCAGATACAACTGCCGTGGAGAAG GTCATGACACCAAATCCTGATTGTCGAGGCATCGATACCTCGATCCTTGATGCTCTTCACACTATGCGAGCTGGAAAATTTTTACATCTTCCTCTTACAGACAGAA ATGGTAATGTTGTGGCAGTCATTGATGTACTTCATATCATGCATGCTGCATTAGCCACG TTTGAAAGCACTTCTGCTGTTGGAAATGAGGCTGCAATTTCCGTAATGCAAAAGTTCTGGGGTTCTGCAATGGCCACAGGACCTTTGGAGGAAGATGATAATACAAGGAG TGAAGGATCTACAAAACTGACTTCTGAGGTTACTGACATGGTGGGCTCTTCTTACCCTTCTTCGAACCTACCTGATATGTTTTCTTTTAAGCTCGAGGATAACAAGGGCAGGATGCATAGGTTCCATTGTG AAACACAGAGTTTGACATACCTCATCACTTCCATCCTTGAGAGGGTGGGCGATGACATCAACAAGAATCATTTGGCACAGATTCTG TATGAAGATGAGGATGGTGACAAGGTCATCCTTGCATCCGACAGTGACCTAGCTGAAGCTGTGGACCATGCAAGACTTGCTGGCTGGAAG GGATTGAGGTTACACTTGGATTACTCCGGCACAGGAGGTGGGAAGAAAGGTGGAGGATCAAGAAGAATGGACTTGTTAAACATGGATGCCTGGGCAGCGGCATACAACATGGTTGCAGCAGGAGCTGCAGTCATGGCTGGCCTGGGTATGATGGCTTACTTGAAGAGATTCGGGTCATAA
- the LOC103996655 gene encoding CBS domain-containing protein CBSCBSPB5-like isoform X3, producing MDRRGHSRRSSSFSSSPARKKQPEIGNTGWKAPIPRSLRSLSGDRTVKRLRLSKALTMPDSTTVLEACRRMAACRVDAALLTDSNALLCGILTDKDIATRVIASELVLQDTPVSKVMTRNPIFVLSDMLAEEALQKMVLGKFRHLPVVENGEVIALLDIAKCLYDAIARLERTAEKGKAIQVTVEGVEKNWGTSISGPGTFIEALRERVFQPSLSTIVQGNSKHLTVSPTESVLATTKKMVEFQMSSAIVTSGNKPLGILTSRDILMRVAAKNLSPDTTAVEKVMTPNPDCRGIDTSILDALHTMRAGKFLHLPLTDRNGNVVAVIDVLHIMHAALATFESTSAVGNEAAISVMQKFWGSAMATGPLEEDDNTRSEGSTKLTSEVTDMVGSSYPSSNLPDMFSFKLEDNKGRMHRFHCETQSLTYLITSILERVGDDINKNHLAQILGLRLHLDYSGTGGGKKGGGSRRMDLLNMDAWAAAYNMVAAGAAVMAGLGMMAYLKRFGS from the exons CAGGAGTTTGAGTGGTGACAGAACCGTGAAGAGGCTACGATTGTCGAAAGCGTTGACAATGCCTGACAGTACAACGGTGCTGGAGGCTTGCCGACGGATGGCTGCTTGTAGGGTTGACGCTGCATTGCTGACTGACTCAAATGCTTTGCTCTGTGGAATCCTCACAGACAAG GATATAGCAACCAGAGTCATTGCCAGTGAGTTGGTGCTTCAGGATACACCAGTTTCGAAAGTGATGACAAGAAATCCCATTTTTGTTCTTTCTGACATGCTCGCAGAGGAAGCATTGCAGAAGATGGTCCTCG GCAAGTTTAGACATTTACCTGTCGTTGAGAATGGTGAAGTAATCGCTTTGCTTGACATTGCAAAGTGTCTATATGATGCTATTGCACGACTGGAGAGAACAGCTGAGAAGGGAAAAGCTATTCAAGTCACCGTGGAAGGGGTGGAGAAGAACTGGGGAACATCTATATCTG GGcctggtacatttattgaagctcTTCGAGAACGAGTATTTCAGCCATCATTGTCAACAATTGTTCAAGGGAACTCAAA GCATCTTACAGTTTCACCAACTGAGTCAGTTTTAGCTACCACCAAGAAGATGGTTGAATTTCAAATGAGCTCTGCAATTGTAACCAGTGGAAATAAGCCACTTGGAATACTGAC TTCAAGAGATATTCTGATGCGTGTAGCTGCAAAAAATCTTTCACCAGATACAACTGCCGTGGAGAAG GTCATGACACCAAATCCTGATTGTCGAGGCATCGATACCTCGATCCTTGATGCTCTTCACACTATGCGAGCTGGAAAATTTTTACATCTTCCTCTTACAGACAGAA ATGGTAATGTTGTGGCAGTCATTGATGTACTTCATATCATGCATGCTGCATTAGCCACG TTTGAAAGCACTTCTGCTGTTGGAAATGAGGCTGCAATTTCCGTAATGCAAAAGTTCTGGGGTTCTGCAATGGCCACAGGACCTTTGGAGGAAGATGATAATACAAGGAG TGAAGGATCTACAAAACTGACTTCTGAGGTTACTGACATGGTGGGCTCTTCTTACCCTTCTTCGAACCTACCTGATATGTTTTCTTTTAAGCTCGAGGATAACAAGGGCAGGATGCATAGGTTCCATTGTG AAACACAGAGTTTGACATACCTCATCACTTCCATCCTTGAGAGGGTGGGCGATGACATCAACAAGAATCATTTGGCACAGATTCTG GGATTGAGGTTACACTTGGATTACTCCGGCACAGGAGGTGGGAAGAAAGGTGGAGGATCAAGAAGAATGGACTTGTTAAACATGGATGCCTGGGCAGCGGCATACAACATGGTTGCAGCAGGAGCTGCAGTCATGGCTGGCCTGGGTATGATGGCTTACTTGAAGAGATTCGGGTCATAA
- the LOC103996655 gene encoding CBS domain-containing protein CBSCBSPB5-like isoform X2, with protein sequence MDRRGHSRRSSSFSSSPARKKQPEIGNTGWKAPIPRSLSLSGDRTVKRLRLSKALTMPDSTTVLEACRRMAACRVDAALLTDSNALLCGILTDKDIATRVIASELVLQDTPVSKVMTRNPIFVLSDMLAEEALQKMVLGKFRHLPVVENGEVIALLDIAKCLYDAIARLERTAEKGKAIQVTVEGVEKNWGTSISGPGTFIEALRERVFQPSLSTIVQGNSKHLTVSPTESVLATTKKMVEFQMSSAIVTSGNKPLGILTSRDILMRVAAKNLSPDTTAVEKVMTPNPDCRGIDTSILDALHTMRAGKFLHLPLTDRNGNVVAVIDVLHIMHAALATFESTSAVGNEAAISVMQKFWGSAMATGPLEEDDNTRSEGSTKLTSEVTDMVGSSYPSSNLPDMFSFKLEDNKGRMHRFHCETQSLTYLITSILERVGDDINKNHLAQILYEDEDGDKVILASDSDLAEAVDHARLAGWKGLRLHLDYSGTGGGKKGGGSRRMDLLNMDAWAAAYNMVAAGAAVMAGLGMMAYLKRFGS encoded by the exons GAGTTTGAGTGGTGACAGAACCGTGAAGAGGCTACGATTGTCGAAAGCGTTGACAATGCCTGACAGTACAACGGTGCTGGAGGCTTGCCGACGGATGGCTGCTTGTAGGGTTGACGCTGCATTGCTGACTGACTCAAATGCTTTGCTCTGTGGAATCCTCACAGACAAG GATATAGCAACCAGAGTCATTGCCAGTGAGTTGGTGCTTCAGGATACACCAGTTTCGAAAGTGATGACAAGAAATCCCATTTTTGTTCTTTCTGACATGCTCGCAGAGGAAGCATTGCAGAAGATGGTCCTCG GCAAGTTTAGACATTTACCTGTCGTTGAGAATGGTGAAGTAATCGCTTTGCTTGACATTGCAAAGTGTCTATATGATGCTATTGCACGACTGGAGAGAACAGCTGAGAAGGGAAAAGCTATTCAAGTCACCGTGGAAGGGGTGGAGAAGAACTGGGGAACATCTATATCTG GGcctggtacatttattgaagctcTTCGAGAACGAGTATTTCAGCCATCATTGTCAACAATTGTTCAAGGGAACTCAAA GCATCTTACAGTTTCACCAACTGAGTCAGTTTTAGCTACCACCAAGAAGATGGTTGAATTTCAAATGAGCTCTGCAATTGTAACCAGTGGAAATAAGCCACTTGGAATACTGAC TTCAAGAGATATTCTGATGCGTGTAGCTGCAAAAAATCTTTCACCAGATACAACTGCCGTGGAGAAG GTCATGACACCAAATCCTGATTGTCGAGGCATCGATACCTCGATCCTTGATGCTCTTCACACTATGCGAGCTGGAAAATTTTTACATCTTCCTCTTACAGACAGAA ATGGTAATGTTGTGGCAGTCATTGATGTACTTCATATCATGCATGCTGCATTAGCCACG TTTGAAAGCACTTCTGCTGTTGGAAATGAGGCTGCAATTTCCGTAATGCAAAAGTTCTGGGGTTCTGCAATGGCCACAGGACCTTTGGAGGAAGATGATAATACAAGGAG TGAAGGATCTACAAAACTGACTTCTGAGGTTACTGACATGGTGGGCTCTTCTTACCCTTCTTCGAACCTACCTGATATGTTTTCTTTTAAGCTCGAGGATAACAAGGGCAGGATGCATAGGTTCCATTGTG AAACACAGAGTTTGACATACCTCATCACTTCCATCCTTGAGAGGGTGGGCGATGACATCAACAAGAATCATTTGGCACAGATTCTG TATGAAGATGAGGATGGTGACAAGGTCATCCTTGCATCCGACAGTGACCTAGCTGAAGCTGTGGACCATGCAAGACTTGCTGGCTGGAAG GGATTGAGGTTACACTTGGATTACTCCGGCACAGGAGGTGGGAAGAAAGGTGGAGGATCAAGAAGAATGGACTTGTTAAACATGGATGCCTGGGCAGCGGCATACAACATGGTTGCAGCAGGAGCTGCAGTCATGGCTGGCCTGGGTATGATGGCTTACTTGAAGAGATTCGGGTCATAA
- the LOC103996655 gene encoding CBS domain-containing protein CBSCBSPB5-like isoform X5 yields the protein MTRNPIFVLSDMLAEEALQKMVLGKFRHLPVVENGEVIALLDIAKCLYDAIARLERTAEKGKAIQVTVEGVEKNWGTSISGPGTFIEALRERVFQPSLSTIVQGNSKHLTVSPTESVLATTKKMVEFQMSSAIVTSGNKPLGILTSRDILMRVAAKNLSPDTTAVEKVMTPNPDCRGIDTSILDALHTMRAGKFLHLPLTDRNGNVVAVIDVLHIMHAALATFESTSAVGNEAAISVMQKFWGSAMATGPLEEDDNTRSEGSTKLTSEVTDMVGSSYPSSNLPDMFSFKLEDNKGRMHRFHCETQSLTYLITSILERVGDDINKNHLAQILYEDEDGDKVILASDSDLAEAVDHARLAGWKGLRLHLDYSGTGGGKKGGGSRRMDLLNMDAWAAAYNMVAAGAAVMAGLGMMAYLKRFGS from the exons ATGACAAGAAATCCCATTTTTGTTCTTTCTGACATGCTCGCAGAGGAAGCATTGCAGAAGATGGTCCTCG GCAAGTTTAGACATTTACCTGTCGTTGAGAATGGTGAAGTAATCGCTTTGCTTGACATTGCAAAGTGTCTATATGATGCTATTGCACGACTGGAGAGAACAGCTGAGAAGGGAAAAGCTATTCAAGTCACCGTGGAAGGGGTGGAGAAGAACTGGGGAACATCTATATCTG GGcctggtacatttattgaagctcTTCGAGAACGAGTATTTCAGCCATCATTGTCAACAATTGTTCAAGGGAACTCAAA GCATCTTACAGTTTCACCAACTGAGTCAGTTTTAGCTACCACCAAGAAGATGGTTGAATTTCAAATGAGCTCTGCAATTGTAACCAGTGGAAATAAGCCACTTGGAATACTGAC TTCAAGAGATATTCTGATGCGTGTAGCTGCAAAAAATCTTTCACCAGATACAACTGCCGTGGAGAAG GTCATGACACCAAATCCTGATTGTCGAGGCATCGATACCTCGATCCTTGATGCTCTTCACACTATGCGAGCTGGAAAATTTTTACATCTTCCTCTTACAGACAGAA ATGGTAATGTTGTGGCAGTCATTGATGTACTTCATATCATGCATGCTGCATTAGCCACG TTTGAAAGCACTTCTGCTGTTGGAAATGAGGCTGCAATTTCCGTAATGCAAAAGTTCTGGGGTTCTGCAATGGCCACAGGACCTTTGGAGGAAGATGATAATACAAGGAG TGAAGGATCTACAAAACTGACTTCTGAGGTTACTGACATGGTGGGCTCTTCTTACCCTTCTTCGAACCTACCTGATATGTTTTCTTTTAAGCTCGAGGATAACAAGGGCAGGATGCATAGGTTCCATTGTG AAACACAGAGTTTGACATACCTCATCACTTCCATCCTTGAGAGGGTGGGCGATGACATCAACAAGAATCATTTGGCACAGATTCTG TATGAAGATGAGGATGGTGACAAGGTCATCCTTGCATCCGACAGTGACCTAGCTGAAGCTGTGGACCATGCAAGACTTGCTGGCTGGAAG GGATTGAGGTTACACTTGGATTACTCCGGCACAGGAGGTGGGAAGAAAGGTGGAGGATCAAGAAGAATGGACTTGTTAAACATGGATGCCTGGGCAGCGGCATACAACATGGTTGCAGCAGGAGCTGCAGTCATGGCTGGCCTGGGTATGATGGCTTACTTGAAGAGATTCGGGTCATAA